A genomic stretch from Caulobacter sp. FWC2 includes:
- the tsaE gene encoding tRNA (adenosine(37)-N6)-threonylcarbamoyltransferase complex ATPase subunit type 1 TsaE: MNILHLPDEAATQALGRALAATLRPGDALCLTGPLGAGKSTLARALIRALTTPDEEVPSPTFTLVQFYETAGFPLAHFDLYRLSDPDEAYEIGLDEALDGGVALIEWPQRLKGRLPATRLDIDIALDGDARRAAITRHGDFEGRDLEF; this comes from the coding sequence CGCGACTCAGGCGCTGGGCCGGGCCCTGGCCGCTACCCTGAGACCCGGCGACGCCCTCTGCCTGACCGGCCCGCTAGGCGCCGGCAAGTCGACCCTGGCCCGCGCCCTGATCCGCGCCCTGACCACGCCGGACGAAGAGGTGCCCAGCCCGACCTTCACCCTGGTGCAGTTCTACGAGACGGCCGGCTTCCCCCTGGCCCACTTCGATCTCTACCGTCTGTCGGACCCCGATGAGGCCTATGAGATCGGCCTGGACGAAGCCCTGGACGGCGGCGTCGCCCTGATCGAATGGCCCCAACGGCTCAAAGGGCGTTTGCCCGCGACTCGGCTCGATATAGACATCGCCCTCGACGGCGACGCGCGGCGCGCCGCCATCACACGGCACGGCGATTTCGAGGGACGTGATCTTGAGTTCTGA
- the addB gene encoding double-strand break repair protein AddB, with translation MSRPAPFFDRPGPRWFSIPAHRPFVDDLARGLLNTLEPLGPEALPRATVLTPTRRGARALADAFLAVGGGRALLLPQIRPLGDLDEGEPPFEPGELSLDFPPAISSRRRRFELARLVVDHGDKLSFKPGPVQALELAKALSDFLDSCQIEEVPFADKLDGLAEGDLAQHWQVSARFLMGVLTAWPKRLEALGLIDVSERRVKLLRALEKQWAENPPTEVLVAAGSTGTAPATADLLRVIAAAPKGAVVLPGLDEDLADSAWSQIEGSQGEQHPQGAMKRLLDRAGVDRSDVRAWVPDVDSRGRWRRRIVNEALRPAEATADWLAQIAALRAEAPDLDPVAEGLTGFSVIAARAEEEAAGACALLLREALETPDKTAALVTPDQTLARRVMTRLQRWGVIPDSSAGAPLAAAGSAILALHLARLVQEPLNPVRLLAFAKHPLVLGEDEAPAAAMLERKGLRGAAPGSKEVLRGRLKDAPDALALCDRVLAAVDHAAAPYVDGFAPPCRAAQALVEALEGLIAVNRLWAGGAGECLGALMAALIQDGEPLPDASPQAFADILDRLVNEETVRVGGATHPRLRILGAIEARLVRADRLVLAGLEEGVWPQGAPIDPFLSRPMRSRLGLPPPERKIGLTAHDFAQAASAPDVVLVHCERRGGAPAVESRWLWRLKTLAAGAGLALPRRDDVLDWVRALDAPDPYAPIGRPAPTPPVEDRPRKMAVTRVEALTRDPYAVWARDILKLYPLERPDEPVEARARGTAIHAAFETFAETYPDAVPLEAAGVFERFYIDALVKAGMPPTALAREKALAREAALWVADWERHRRTTARKVVVEAAGELSLSINGRPFTLTAKADRIEPTADGTAHILDYKTGAAPSQKQVDTGFSPQLTLTAAILMNGGFPDLGKPTPGDLTYVRVTGRRPAGEEQVRALAGEESSAAATKALEGLSTLIARYDDPDEPYRSRVAPQFVKEHPGDYAHLARVFEWSTSGDDGDGE, from the coding sequence ATGAGCAGACCGGCCCCCTTCTTCGACAGACCGGGGCCGCGCTGGTTCTCGATTCCCGCGCACCGGCCGTTCGTCGACGATCTGGCGCGCGGCCTGCTGAACACGCTGGAGCCGCTGGGTCCAGAGGCCCTGCCCCGCGCCACCGTCCTGACTCCGACCCGACGTGGGGCCAGAGCGCTGGCCGACGCCTTTCTGGCTGTCGGCGGGGGGCGGGCGCTGCTGCTGCCGCAGATCCGGCCGCTGGGCGACCTGGACGAAGGCGAGCCGCCCTTCGAACCCGGTGAGCTGTCGCTCGACTTCCCGCCGGCCATTTCCTCGCGTCGCCGTAGGTTCGAGCTGGCGCGGCTGGTCGTCGACCATGGCGACAAGCTGTCGTTCAAGCCTGGCCCGGTCCAGGCCCTGGAACTGGCCAAAGCTCTGTCAGACTTTCTCGACAGCTGCCAGATCGAGGAGGTCCCGTTCGCCGACAAGCTGGACGGCCTGGCCGAGGGCGACCTGGCCCAGCACTGGCAGGTCTCGGCCCGCTTCTTGATGGGCGTGCTGACCGCCTGGCCCAAGCGGCTGGAGGCGCTGGGCCTGATCGACGTCTCGGAGCGTCGGGTGAAGTTGCTGCGGGCCCTGGAAAAGCAATGGGCCGAGAACCCGCCGACCGAGGTGCTGGTCGCCGCCGGTTCGACCGGCACCGCGCCCGCCACCGCAGATTTGCTCCGGGTCATCGCCGCCGCCCCCAAGGGCGCCGTGGTGCTGCCGGGTCTGGACGAGGATCTGGCCGACAGCGCCTGGAGCCAGATCGAGGGCTCCCAGGGCGAGCAGCATCCGCAAGGCGCGATGAAGCGGCTGCTGGATCGCGCTGGCGTCGACCGCTCTGACGTCCGCGCCTGGGTTCCCGATGTCGACAGCCGCGGCCGCTGGCGACGGCGGATCGTCAACGAGGCCCTGCGCCCCGCCGAGGCCACCGCCGACTGGCTGGCCCAGATCGCCGCCCTGCGCGCCGAGGCCCCGGATCTCGACCCCGTCGCCGAGGGCCTGACGGGCTTCTCGGTCATTGCCGCCCGCGCCGAGGAGGAGGCCGCCGGGGCCTGCGCCTTGCTGCTGCGCGAAGCGCTGGAGACGCCGGACAAGACCGCCGCCCTGGTCACGCCCGACCAGACCCTAGCCCGCCGGGTGATGACCCGCCTGCAGCGCTGGGGCGTCATCCCCGACAGTTCGGCCGGCGCGCCGCTGGCCGCCGCCGGCTCGGCGATCCTGGCCCTGCACCTGGCGCGCCTGGTCCAAGAGCCGCTGAACCCCGTCCGTCTGCTGGCCTTCGCCAAGCATCCACTGGTGTTGGGCGAGGACGAAGCGCCCGCCGCCGCTATGCTGGAACGCAAGGGGCTGCGCGGCGCTGCGCCGGGTTCGAAAGAGGTTCTGCGCGGCAGGCTGAAGGACGCGCCGGACGCTCTCGCGCTCTGCGACCGGGTCCTGGCCGCCGTCGACCACGCCGCCGCGCCTTATGTGGACGGCTTCGCGCCGCCCTGCCGGGCCGCCCAGGCCCTGGTCGAGGCGCTGGAAGGCCTGATCGCGGTCAATCGCCTGTGGGCGGGCGGCGCGGGCGAGTGCCTGGGCGCGCTGATGGCCGCCCTGATCCAGGATGGCGAGCCCCTGCCCGACGCCTCGCCCCAGGCCTTCGCCGACATCCTCGACCGGCTGGTCAACGAGGAGACCGTCCGGGTCGGCGGCGCCACACATCCCCGCCTGAGGATCCTGGGCGCCATCGAGGCCCGCCTGGTTCGTGCCGATCGCCTGGTGCTGGCCGGGCTGGAGGAAGGCGTCTGGCCGCAGGGCGCGCCGATCGATCCGTTCCTGTCTCGACCGATGCGCTCGCGCCTAGGCCTGCCGCCGCCCGAGCGCAAGATCGGCCTGACCGCCCACGACTTCGCCCAGGCCGCCAGCGCGCCGGACGTGGTGCTGGTCCACTGCGAACGACGCGGCGGCGCCCCGGCCGTCGAGTCGCGCTGGCTGTGGCGCCTGAAGACCCTGGCCGCCGGCGCGGGTCTGGCTCTGCCCCGGCGCGACGATGTGCTGGATTGGGTCCGCGCCCTCGACGCCCCCGATCCCTACGCGCCGATCGGCCGCCCCGCGCCGACGCCCCCGGTCGAGGATCGTCCGCGCAAGATGGCCGTCACCCGCGTCGAGGCCCTGACCCGCGACCCGTACGCCGTCTGGGCGCGTGACATCCTCAAGCTCTATCCGCTGGAGCGTCCAGACGAGCCGGTCGAAGCCCGCGCCCGGGGCACCGCCATCCACGCGGCGTTCGAGACCTTCGCCGAGACCTATCCCGACGCAGTGCCGCTCGAGGCCGCCGGCGTGTTCGAGCGCTTCTATATCGACGCCCTGGTCAAGGCCGGCATGCCGCCGACCGCCCTGGCCCGCGAAAAGGCCCTGGCCCGCGAGGCCGCCCTGTGGGTCGCCGACTGGGAGCGCCATCGCCGCACCACGGCCCGCAAGGTGGTGGTCGAGGCGGCTGGCGAGCTGTCGCTCAGCATCAACGGCCGCCCCTTCACCCTGACCGCCAAGGCCGACCGGATCGAGCCGACCGCCGATGGGACCGCCCACATTCTCGACTACAAGACCGGCGCCGCCCCGTCGCAGAAGCAGGTCGACACCGGCTTCTCGCCGCAACTGACCCTGACGGCGGCGATCCTGATGAACGGCGGCTTCCCGGACCTGGGCAAGCCGACGCCGGGCGACCTGACCTATGTCCGCGTGACCGGAAGACGTCCGGCGGGCGAAGAGCAGGTCCGGGCCCTGGCCGGCGAGGAGAGCAGCGCCGCCGCGACCAAGGCGCTGGAAGGCCTCTCGACCCTGATCGCCCGCTACGACGATCCGGACGAGCCCTACCGTTCCCGAGTCGCGCCGCAGTTCGTCAAGGAGCATCCTGGCGACTACGCCCACCTGGCGCGGGTGTTCGAATGGTCGACCAGCGGCGATGACGGGGACGGCGAATGA
- the addA gene encoding double-strand break repair helicase AddA — MSGPDYQRIAADPTISAFVTANAGSGKTKTLIDRVARLLLAKVKPEAILCVTYTKAAAAEMQRRLFERLGKWSVTSDADLRAELIKLVGEAEATYDAKRLSEARALFAQALETPGGLKIQTIHAFCEKLLRRFPLEAGVSPGFTVMDDQAGAAIARAARRATAHWVDTHDDVFAEAYARFSVALDFQSFENMFAGFEARRGQIMAYVARCGGLQEAVADAWERCGFDEPTSAADLAAQAMARLDLGAWRAVATVLFDGGGKQDAKYAEALAAVARDPDATLELALRALFTEGGEGTPATWPGKTSGLKTRPDLREALVLEQAKLEAARERVRAAKVAEDTEGALRLAVLYVTSHRIEKDARGALDFTDLIDKTRVLLTEKVEAAWVLYKLDGGIDHILLDEAQDTAPEQWEILSALTADFFVGETSEGWSGRRAERTLFVVGDEKQSIYSFQGADPTRLLEETQGYITRIEAVGAVGKGVPLTVSYRSTREVLSFVDALFSDPETREGVPPPVGQDLVRHELFRHGHPGCVDLWPLTRELPGEEREAWEAPVDSEGERSANRRLAEAIATETAAILARGDAVFDKEISRHRAAHAGDILVLVRRRKVLFEEIIRALKRRGVPVAGADRLSLSSHIAFEDLLALGRFILFPDDDLTLAALLKSPFCGLTDEDVYALAKGRRATLWSELRRRADERPEWAAARTVLDWALTEGRKRQPFEFFAGWLGLADATGRSHRAKVLTRLGAEAEEALDEFLAQVMEAEQRGVRDLEALVADFAALDIVVKREMEGARREVRVMTAHGSKGLEAPIVFLPETTVKRGAGGSPLLVTEDGGLLWCASGKGDCDASAKARKLREDKESQEALRLLYVALTRARDRLILCGRIDARTKDDKVGGWYAAARAAFGHADIAPDVRTVGEDEAAFLRYGPDPVPAPRVEEVVRDSASAPAWIKVDAPPEPAAARYAAPSRIEDNARVPAPSPLARVSGLGRYRRGEIVHKLLQLLPDVAPDRRADAAKRLLAAERDLTEAQREEMAAAAFGVLDDARFSAVFGPGSRAEVALAGTSAYLPKGLAVSGRVDRLVVDEGRVLVVDYKTNRPSPDQIEDADPAYLAQMAVYAAVLREVFPGRAVEAALVWTDGPKLMPVPEKVMTQALARLT, encoded by the coding sequence ATGAGCGGTCCAGACTATCAGCGCATCGCCGCCGACCCGACGATCTCGGCCTTCGTCACGGCCAATGCCGGTTCGGGCAAGACCAAGACCCTGATCGACCGGGTCGCGCGCCTGCTGCTGGCCAAGGTCAAGCCCGAGGCGATCCTGTGCGTGACCTATACCAAGGCCGCCGCCGCCGAAATGCAGCGCCGCCTGTTCGAGCGCCTGGGCAAATGGTCGGTGACCAGCGACGCCGACCTGCGGGCCGAGCTGATCAAGTTGGTCGGCGAAGCCGAAGCGACCTATGACGCCAAGCGCCTCTCCGAGGCCCGCGCCCTGTTCGCCCAAGCGCTGGAGACGCCCGGCGGCCTCAAGATCCAGACCATCCACGCCTTCTGCGAGAAGCTGCTGCGGCGCTTTCCCCTGGAGGCTGGCGTCTCGCCCGGCTTCACCGTGATGGACGACCAGGCCGGCGCCGCCATCGCCCGCGCCGCCCGCCGGGCCACGGCGCATTGGGTGGATACGCACGACGATGTTTTCGCTGAAGCCTATGCACGCTTCTCGGTGGCGCTGGACTTCCAGAGCTTCGAGAACATGTTCGCCGGCTTCGAAGCGCGGCGCGGCCAGATCATGGCCTATGTCGCGCGCTGCGGCGGACTTCAGGAAGCCGTGGCCGACGCTTGGGAACGCTGCGGCTTTGACGAGCCGACCTCGGCCGCTGACCTGGCGGCTCAAGCGATGGCGCGGCTGGATCTCGGCGCCTGGCGCGCTGTCGCGACGGTGCTGTTCGACGGCGGCGGCAAGCAGGACGCCAAATATGCCGAGGCGCTGGCGGCCGTCGCCCGCGATCCGGACGCCACGCTGGAACTTGCGCTCCGCGCCCTGTTCACTGAGGGCGGAGAGGGCACGCCTGCGACCTGGCCGGGCAAGACCTCGGGCCTGAAGACCCGTCCCGATCTGCGCGAAGCCCTGGTCCTCGAACAAGCGAAGCTGGAGGCCGCCCGCGAACGGGTCCGCGCCGCCAAGGTGGCCGAGGATACCGAGGGCGCCCTGCGGCTGGCGGTGCTGTACGTGACCTCGCACCGGATCGAGAAGGACGCCCGGGGCGCGCTGGACTTCACCGACCTGATCGACAAGACCCGCGTGCTGCTGACCGAAAAGGTCGAGGCCGCCTGGGTGCTCTACAAGCTGGACGGCGGCATCGATCACATCCTGCTGGACGAGGCCCAGGACACTGCGCCGGAGCAGTGGGAAATCCTCAGCGCCCTGACAGCCGACTTCTTCGTTGGCGAGACCTCGGAGGGCTGGAGCGGCCGCCGGGCCGAACGGACCCTGTTCGTGGTCGGCGACGAGAAGCAGTCGATCTATTCGTTCCAGGGCGCCGATCCCACGCGGCTGCTGGAAGAGACCCAGGGCTACATCACCCGCATTGAGGCCGTTGGCGCCGTTGGCAAGGGCGTGCCGCTGACGGTGTCGTATCGCTCGACACGCGAGGTGCTGAGCTTCGTCGACGCCCTGTTCTCCGATCCCGAGACCCGCGAGGGCGTGCCGCCGCCGGTGGGCCAGGACTTAGTTCGCCACGAGCTTTTCCGCCACGGCCATCCGGGCTGCGTCGATCTGTGGCCCCTGACCCGCGAACTTCCGGGCGAGGAGCGCGAGGCCTGGGAGGCGCCGGTCGATTCGGAAGGCGAACGCAGCGCCAATCGCCGCCTGGCCGAGGCCATCGCCACGGAGACCGCCGCGATCCTAGCCCGAGGCGACGCCGTCTTCGACAAGGAGATCAGCCGCCATCGCGCCGCCCACGCCGGCGACATTCTCGTCCTCGTCCGCCGCCGCAAGGTGCTGTTCGAGGAGATCATCCGGGCCCTGAAGCGGCGCGGCGTGCCGGTGGCCGGGGCCGACCGGCTGTCGCTGTCCAGCCACATCGCCTTCGAGGATCTGCTGGCCCTGGGCCGGTTCATCCTGTTCCCGGATGACGACCTGACCCTGGCGGCGCTGCTCAAGTCGCCGTTCTGCGGCCTGACCGACGAGGACGTCTACGCCCTGGCCAAAGGCCGTCGGGCGACGCTGTGGTCCGAACTGCGCCGTCGCGCCGACGAGCGCCCCGAGTGGGCGGCGGCGCGCACCGTGCTGGACTGGGCGCTTACGGAAGGCCGCAAGCGGCAACCGTTCGAGTTCTTCGCCGGCTGGCTGGGCTTGGCCGACGCGACCGGCCGCTCTCACCGCGCCAAGGTGCTGACCCGCCTGGGGGCCGAGGCCGAAGAGGCGCTAGACGAGTTCCTGGCCCAGGTGATGGAGGCCGAGCAGCGCGGCGTCCGCGACCTCGAGGCCCTGGTCGCCGATTTCGCGGCGCTGGACATCGTCGTCAAGCGCGAGATGGAAGGCGCCCGGCGCGAGGTGCGGGTGATGACCGCCCACGGCTCCAAGGGCCTGGAAGCCCCGATCGTCTTCCTGCCCGAGACCACGGTGAAGCGCGGGGCCGGCGGCTCGCCGCTGCTGGTCACCGAGGACGGCGGCCTGCTGTGGTGCGCCAGCGGCAAGGGGGACTGCGACGCCTCGGCCAAGGCCCGCAAGCTGCGCGAGGACAAGGAAAGCCAGGAGGCCTTGCGCCTGCTGTACGTGGCCCTGACCCGAGCCCGTGACCGGCTGATCCTATGCGGCCGCATCGACGCCCGGACCAAGGACGACAAGGTCGGCGGCTGGTACGCCGCCGCCCGCGCCGCCTTCGGCCATGCCGACATCGCCCCGGATGTGCGAACCGTCGGCGAGGATGAGGCAGCCTTCCTGCGCTACGGTCCCGATCCCGTCCCAGCGCCGCGTGTCGAGGAAGTCGTCCGCGATTCGGCGTCCGCGCCGGCCTGGATCAAGGTCGACGCGCCGCCGGAGCCTGCCGCCGCCCGCTATGCCGCGCCGTCGCGGATCGAGGACAATGCCCGCGTCCCGGCCCCGTCGCCTTTGGCCCGCGTCTCGGGTCTGGGCCGCTATCGCCGGGGCGAGATCGTCCACAAGCTGCTGCAGCTGCTGCCCGACGTCGCGCCGGACCGGCGGGCGGACGCGGCCAAGCGCCTGCTGGCCGCCGAACGCGACCTGACCGAAGCGCAGCGCGAGGAGATGGCGGCCGCCGCGTTCGGCGTGTTGGACGATGCGCGCTTTTCCGCCGTGTTCGGCCCCGGCTCTCGCGCCGAGGTCGCCTTGGCCGGGACCAGCGCTTACTTGCCCAAGGGCCTCGCCGTCTCGGGCCGCGTCGACCGGCTGGTGGTCGACGAAGGCCGCGTCCTGGTCGTCGACTACAAGACCAATCGCCCGTCTCCCGACCAGATCGAGGACGCCGATCCGGCCTATCTGGCGCAGATGGCCGTCTATGCCGCCGTGCTGCGAGAGGTGTTCCCCGGACGGGCCGTTGAAGCGGCCCTGGTCTGGACGGACGGTCCCAAACTGATGCCGGTTCCAGAAAAGGTGATGACCCAGGCTCTGGCCCGACTGACCTAA
- the murU gene encoding N-acetylmuramate alpha-1-phosphate uridylyltransferase MurU — protein MTVPKVAMVLAAGLGTRMRPLTNDQPKALVEVHGKALIDHMLDRLAAAGVETAVVNVHYFADLVEAHLKARQAKGVGPKIVISDERPQALETGGGIKHALPLLGEGPVFVANIDSVWIEHAGPAIDAVAAAWNPETMDVCLMLASTSASLGFHDTGDVFLDGGVVRFKNPGEIAPLVYVGVHICKPAITADGPEGPFSLLPLWKRLAADHRVHGVAPDGLWMHVGDPDAKLAAEAKLSQGSLAEG, from the coding sequence ATGACCGTTCCGAAAGTCGCCATGGTGCTGGCCGCCGGCCTCGGCACCCGCATGCGCCCCCTGACCAACGATCAGCCCAAGGCTCTGGTCGAGGTGCATGGCAAGGCGCTGATCGATCACATGCTGGACCGCCTGGCCGCCGCCGGGGTCGAGACCGCGGTGGTCAATGTCCACTATTTCGCCGACCTGGTCGAAGCCCACCTGAAGGCCCGCCAGGCCAAGGGGGTTGGCCCGAAGATCGTCATCTCCGACGAACGGCCTCAGGCCCTGGAGACGGGCGGCGGCATCAAGCACGCCTTGCCGCTGCTGGGTGAAGGTCCCGTCTTCGTGGCCAATATCGACTCCGTCTGGATCGAGCACGCCGGCCCGGCGATCGACGCCGTGGCCGCCGCCTGGAACCCTGAGACGATGGACGTCTGCCTGATGCTGGCCTCGACCTCCGCGTCGCTGGGGTTTCACGACACCGGCGACGTGTTCCTTGACGGCGGCGTCGTCCGCTTCAAGAACCCCGGCGAGATCGCGCCGCTGGTCTATGTCGGCGTCCATATCTGCAAGCCGGCGATCACCGCCGATGGCCCCGAGGGTCCCTTCTCGTTGCTGCCGCTGTGGAAACGCCTGGCCGCCGATCACCGCGTCCACGGCGTCGCGCCTGATGGCCTCTGGATGCATGTCGGCGATCCCGACGCCAAGCTGGCGGCCGAAGCGAAACTCTCCCAAGGAAGTCTGGCCGAGGGATGA
- a CDS encoding folylpolyglutamate synthase/dihydrofolate synthase family protein, with product MAEHLRAHDAALERLKGLHPKLIDLSLDRMRRLCAALGDPQDRLPPVIHVAGTNGKGSTVAYLRAMAEAAGLKVHVFTSPHLVRFAERIRLAGTLITDDHLADVLDRVEAANAGLPITFFEITTAAAFVAFAEVPADLCIVEVGLGGILDATNVIQKPAVCVIAPIDIDHREFLGDTIAKIAVEKAGIIKPDAAVVSARQQGDAEDVLETTAALAGVELTLMGRDFDAWNERGRLLVQMQDRLLDLPAPSLPGDHQFANAGLAVAAMLALGDPRIDEAAMGRGIAGAIWPARFQRLTAGPLAERAKAAGADLWLDGGHNPHAGRAVSRAVADLAARDGRPVALISGLLANKDATGFFGPFRGVAAKVFTVTFEGSAAASAADTAAAAELAGLRACACDSVEDALDRALKLEPTPHVLICGSLYLAGEVLAMSPETWPT from the coding sequence TTGGCCGAGCATCTCCGCGCTCACGACGCCGCGCTCGAGCGGCTCAAGGGGCTGCATCCCAAGCTGATCGACCTGTCGCTGGACCGGATGCGGCGACTGTGCGCGGCTCTGGGCGATCCACAGGACCGCCTGCCGCCGGTCATCCACGTAGCCGGCACCAACGGCAAGGGCTCGACGGTCGCCTATCTGCGGGCCATGGCCGAGGCGGCGGGGCTCAAGGTCCACGTCTTCACCTCGCCGCACCTGGTCCGCTTCGCCGAGCGCATCCGCCTAGCCGGAACCCTGATCACCGACGACCACCTGGCCGACGTGCTGGACCGCGTCGAGGCGGCCAATGCCGGCCTGCCGATCACCTTCTTTGAGATCACCACGGCCGCCGCCTTCGTGGCCTTCGCCGAGGTCCCGGCCGATCTGTGCATCGTCGAGGTCGGTCTCGGCGGGATCCTGGACGCCACCAACGTCATCCAGAAGCCAGCGGTCTGCGTCATCGCACCGATCGACATCGACCATCGCGAATTCCTGGGCGACACCATCGCCAAGATCGCGGTCGAAAAGGCGGGGATCATCAAGCCGGATGCGGCGGTCGTCTCGGCCCGCCAGCAGGGCGACGCCGAGGACGTGCTGGAGACCACCGCCGCCCTGGCCGGCGTCGAGCTGACCTTGATGGGCCGCGACTTCGACGCCTGGAACGAGCGCGGCCGGCTGCTGGTCCAGATGCAAGACCGCTTGCTGGACCTGCCGGCGCCGTCCTTGCCGGGCGACCACCAGTTCGCCAATGCCGGCCTCGCCGTCGCCGCCATGCTGGCCCTGGGCGATCCGCGCATCGACGAGGCGGCCATGGGGCGCGGGATCGCCGGCGCGATCTGGCCGGCCCGCTTCCAGCGCCTGACCGCCGGGCCTCTGGCCGAGCGCGCCAAGGCGGCCGGGGCCGACCTCTGGCTGGACGGCGGCCACAATCCGCACGCCGGCCGCGCCGTCTCCCGCGCCGTCGCGGATCTCGCCGCCCGCGACGGCCGGCCGGTGGCGCTGATCTCGGGCCTGCTGGCCAACAAGGACGCGACCGGATTCTTCGGCCCCTTCCGGGGCGTGGCGGCCAAGGTCTTCACCGTCACCTTCGAAGGCTCCGCCGCTGCCAGCGCCGCCGACACGGCCGCCGCCGCCGAACTGGCCGGCCTGCGGGCCTGCGCCTGCGATTCGGTCGAGGACGCGCTGGACCGGGCCCTCAAGCTGGAACCGACGCCCCACGTGCTGATCTGTGGCTCGCTCTATCTGGCCGGCGAAGTGCTGGCGATGAGCCCAGAGACTTGGCCGACCTAA
- the amgK gene encoding N-acetylmuramate/N-acetylglucosamine kinase AmgK: protein MILSSEREVAKAAFLKTHGFGDVRRESLGGDASTRSYERLHRAKNADEDGSSFIFMDQPPSVETAPCPPGATPEERAALGYNALARLAAGRVDAFVACAGWLNAQGLSAPKVLAANPAIGLAVLEDLGDDLYARLIETGIDEAPLYDAAIDGLLALHAAPTPDVLSFGGSTWPLLTYDDLALKTAHDIFIEWQPKFRDLTFDEAALAEWEAIWAPIRNTGEAGATVFCHRDYHAENLIWLPERQGAARVGLLDFQDAVLAHPAWDLSMLLHDARRTVSPERETASLERYLAARPELDRTAFLADYHALGALNIIRILGIFARLVTRDGKPRYADFIPRLWVYLEVCFADPALADLKAWFDQYVPAEARR from the coding sequence GTGATCTTGAGTTCTGAGAGAGAAGTGGCGAAGGCCGCGTTCCTGAAAACCCACGGCTTCGGCGACGTCCGCCGCGAGAGCCTGGGCGGCGACGCCTCGACGCGGTCATATGAGCGCCTGCACCGCGCCAAGAACGCAGACGAGGACGGATCCAGCTTCATCTTCATGGACCAGCCGCCGTCCGTCGAGACCGCGCCCTGCCCGCCGGGCGCTACGCCCGAAGAACGCGCCGCGCTCGGGTACAACGCCCTGGCCCGCCTGGCCGCCGGCCGGGTGGACGCCTTCGTCGCCTGCGCAGGCTGGTTGAACGCGCAAGGCCTGTCGGCGCCGAAGGTTTTGGCCGCCAATCCCGCGATTGGCCTGGCCGTCCTGGAAGACTTGGGCGACGACCTTTACGCGCGCCTGATCGAGACCGGGATCGACGAGGCCCCGCTCTATGACGCCGCCATCGACGGCCTGCTGGCCTTGCACGCCGCGCCGACACCGGACGTTCTGAGCTTCGGCGGCTCGACCTGGCCGCTGCTGACCTATGACGATCTCGCGCTGAAGACTGCCCACGACATCTTCATCGAGTGGCAGCCCAAGTTCCGCGACCTGACCTTCGACGAGGCGGCTCTGGCAGAATGGGAAGCCATCTGGGCGCCGATCCGCAACACGGGCGAGGCCGGCGCGACCGTCTTCTGCCACCGCGACTATCACGCCGAGAACCTGATCTGGCTGCCAGAGCGCCAGGGCGCGGCCCGGGTCGGCCTGCTCGATTTCCAGGACGCGGTGCTGGCCCATCCGGCTTGGGACCTGTCGATGCTGCTGCACGACGCGCGCCGCACCGTCTCGCCTGAGCGCGAGACCGCTAGCCTGGAGCGTTATCTGGCCGCGCGGCCGGAACTCGACCGCACCGCCTTCCTGGCCGACTATCACGCGCTGGGCGCGCTCAACATCATCCGGATCCTGGGAATCTTCGCCCGCCTGGTGACCCGCGACGGCAAGCCCCGTTACGCCGACTTCATCCCGCGCCTTTGGGTCTATCTGGAGGTTTGCTTCGCCGATCCGGCGCTAGCGGACCTCAAGGCCTGGTTCGACCAGTACGTTCCCGCCGAGGCCCGCCGATGA
- the trxA gene encoding thioredoxin translates to MSTVVVTDATFEADVLKASKPVLVDFWAEWCGPCKQIAPALEQISEELADVVTVAKVNIEDSPTTPSRYGVRGIPTMMLFRDGQMTSMKVGAMPKQKILEWLNEAGVQPA, encoded by the coding sequence ATGAGCACCGTTGTGGTGACTGACGCCACCTTCGAAGCCGACGTCCTGAAGGCCAGCAAGCCCGTGCTGGTGGACTTCTGGGCCGAGTGGTGCGGTCCGTGTAAGCAGATCGCCCCGGCCCTGGAGCAGATCTCGGAAGAGCTGGCCGACGTCGTCACGGTCGCCAAGGTCAATATCGAGGACAGCCCGACGACCCCGTCGCGCTACGGCGTCCGCGGCATTCCGACCATGATGCTGTTCCGCGATGGCCAGATGACCTCGATGAAGGTCGGCGCCATGCCCAAGCAGAAGATCCTGGAATGGCTGAACGAAGCTGGCGTTCAACCGGCCTAA